One Candidatus Hydrogenedentota bacterium genomic window carries:
- a CDS encoding DUF494 family protein, protein MKTTLTELVDVIIERIEQHPDTAPTEHGIRSWLVRQGYNKRDIEAVLKLVRPRFEALRHMGRRGLGTVRQLTPYEEYKLSPEARDTLVRLELFGLIEPYEREMILDRLAQFEGEVGMDELDYLLSWLVYSSRDVESQQTIFNVFEGNQKTIH, encoded by the coding sequence ATGAAGACAACGCTGACCGAACTGGTCGACGTGATTATTGAACGCATCGAGCAACATCCCGACACGGCTCCCACCGAACACGGCATACGCTCCTGGCTGGTCCGGCAGGGCTATAACAAGCGCGACATCGAGGCGGTCCTGAAGCTGGTGCGGCCGCGTTTCGAAGCGCTGCGGCATATGGGACGCCGGGGTCTGGGCACGGTGCGGCAATTAACCCCCTACGAGGAGTACAAGCTGTCGCCGGAAGCACGGGACACGCTCGTGCGCCTCGAGTTGTTCGGGCTTATCGAGCCGTACGAAAGAGAAATGATCCTCGACCGTCTGGCCCAATTCGAGGGCGAAGTCGGGATGGATGAGCTTGACTATCTCCTGTCCTGGCTGGTGTACAGCTCCCGTGACGTCGAGTCGCAGCAGACGATCTTCAACGTGTTCGAAGGCAATCAG